One part of the Haliotis asinina isolate JCU_RB_2024 chromosome 2, JCU_Hal_asi_v2, whole genome shotgun sequence genome encodes these proteins:
- the LOC137271806 gene encoding uncharacterized protein translates to MTTNKLKLNDTKTEALLVGTRQQLSKVEAVILKVADADICPSDVVRNLGVHIDSSLTFNAHVNQVSKVCFFHLRSISNIRQYLTSAATQALVRALVTSRLDYCNSVLSGINSNLAVKLQRIQNTSARIISRTSKCAHITPILKELHWLPVKARIDFKILCLTYKCLRGLAPSYLSNLLHPYVPARTLRSNSQNILVIPTYRLKSFGHRSFSYTAPVLWNVLPCDIKDSKSFDSFKAKLKTHLFSLYFT, encoded by the coding sequence ATGACTACAAATAAGCTCAAGCTGAACGACACGAAAACCGAAGCTCTCCTTGTAGGCACAAGACAACAACTAAGCAAGGTGGAAGCTGTCATCCTCAAAGTTGCAGATGCGGATATCTGCCCATCAGATGTTGTGAGGAATCTTGGCGTTCACATTGATTCTTCTTTGACGTTCAATGcccatgtcaaccaagtgagcaaagTATGCTTCTTCCATCTCCGGTCGATCAGCAACATTCGCCAGTACTTGACTTCTGCAGCAACTCAAGCCCTGGTTCGAGCTCTGGTAACATCCAGGCTCGACTATTGTAACAGTGTTCTTTCTGGCATTAACTCCAATCTGGCTGTTAAACTGCAGAGGATACAAAACACCTCTGCCCGCATTATCAGTAGAACTTCCAAATGTGCCCACATCACTCCTATCCTGAAAGAACTCCACTGGCTACCAGTCAAAGCAAGAATTGACTTCAAAATACTCTGCCTGACATATAAATGTCTTCGTGGCTTGGCCCCTTCCTACCTGTCTAACCTGCTTCACCCATATGTACCAGCCCGCACCCTCCGTTCCAACTCTCAGAATATTCTTGTGATACCCACCTACAGACTGAAATCTTTCGGACACCGCAGCTTCTCCTACACAGCACCAGTCCTCTGGAATGTTCTTCCATGTGATATCAAAGACTCCAAaagttttgacagtttcaaagcaaaactgaaaaccCACCTTTTCTCATTATACTTCACATAA